A window from Hemicordylus capensis ecotype Gifberg chromosome 2, rHemCap1.1.pri, whole genome shotgun sequence encodes these proteins:
- the LOC128345996 gene encoding leucine-rich repeat-containing protein 3-like: MPTLSSLLVLLLGLPGSLSCPQSCDCPPGSGVVWCNRRDLVVIPFDLPHDTRVLYLDSNWITHVPNGAFRGLKQLRELHLADNLIQNIGPGAFRGLGGGLRLLDLSGNQLQRMEATPFIALAWVRLELYDNPWHCDCSLQEVMEALPLDPETVQDIVCATAVWDEYAGKALAHLLNTGVNFCVSQQRNTDLAMLLTMFCWFTVVITYVIYYVRRNQAESRRHLEYLKSLPLPSKQSSPEEEVEEDTLSTIL, from the coding sequence ATGCCAACGTTGTCCTCTCTCTTGGTCCTGCTCCTCGGCCTGCCCGGCAGCCTTTCATGCCCACAGAGCTGTGACTGCCCACCAGGGAGTGGGGTGGTCTGGTGCAACCGGCGAGATCTGGTGGTGATCCCTTTTGACCTGCCTCATGACACCCGTGTCCTTTACCTGGACTCTAACTGGATTACTCATGTGCCAAATGGTGCCTTCCGTGGCCTGAAGCAGCTCCGTGAGCTCCACCTGGCGGACAATCTGATTCAGAACATTGGCCCCGGGGCCTTCCGTGGACTGGGTGGAGGGCTCAGGCTCCTCGACCTTTCAGGCAACCAGCTCCAGAGGATGGAGGCGACTCCCTTCATCGCACTGGCGTGGGTTAGACTAGAGCTCTACGACAACCCCTGGCACTGCGATTGCTCCTTGCAGGAAGTGATGGAGGCGCTGCCCTTGGACCCTGAGACTGTGCAGGATATCGTCTGTGCCACTGCGGTGTGGGACGAGTATGCGGGCAAGGCCCTGGCCCACCTGCTCAACACGGGCGTCAACTTCTGCGTCAGCCAGCAGAGGAACACTGACCTGGCCATGCTGCTCACCATGTTTTGCTGGTTCACCGTAGTCATCACTTACGTTATCTATTACGTTCGGCGCAACCAAGCTGAATCCCGACGTCACCTTGAATATCTCAAATCCTTACCCCTGCCCAGCAAACAGTCTAGCCCTGAGGAAGAGGTGGAAGAAGACACACTCAGCACAATCCTCTGA